One stretch of Leptospira bourretii DNA includes these proteins:
- a CDS encoding fatty acid desaturase family protein: MRTISKKLNNEEIEAFGKEVDSLREEVMSKVGKEDADHIRFIYKAYRYTEVLGRGLIHFSFEPISFVAGTLLLATSKIINNMELGHNVLHGQYDWMNDPRFNSRTFEWDIVCDAHQWKFYHNYMHHTFTNVLNKDHDYGYNFTRLTEGQKWKPVHLTQPFTNLFLAMNFQWGIGAHGFRVEHLEIPKKQRNKRSLKDFKKVFFKKIELQVVKDYLLFPVLAGLNFPKIILGNMIANLIRNLWTYAVIFCGHFTENAESFTTDEIVGETKAQWYLRQLKGSSNLEGSKLFYTMTGHLSHQIEHHMFPGMPAIRYREVAPRLKEICEKYGQHYNTGSFLKQFASVWKRIIAYSFPDSIAGKLMGNRKVYLEPKGMISQPSFQISLPAKEKSVTLT, encoded by the coding sequence ATGAGAACGATTAGTAAAAAGTTAAACAACGAAGAAATTGAAGCATTTGGTAAAGAAGTAGATTCACTTCGAGAAGAAGTAATGTCCAAAGTCGGAAAAGAAGATGCAGATCATATCCGATTCATTTATAAGGCATATCGTTATACAGAAGTTTTGGGTAGAGGACTCATCCATTTTAGTTTTGAACCAATTTCTTTTGTAGCTGGGACCTTGTTACTGGCGACATCTAAAATTATCAACAATATGGAACTTGGTCATAATGTCCTTCATGGTCAATATGATTGGATGAACGATCCACGTTTCAATTCAAGAACTTTCGAGTGGGATATTGTATGTGATGCACATCAGTGGAAATTTTATCATAACTATATGCACCATACCTTTACGAATGTTTTAAACAAAGACCATGATTATGGTTATAATTTTACACGTTTGACAGAAGGGCAAAAATGGAAGCCGGTTCATTTAACACAGCCTTTCACTAATCTATTTCTTGCTATGAACTTTCAATGGGGAATTGGTGCACATGGATTCCGTGTTGAACACTTAGAAATTCCCAAAAAACAAAGAAATAAAAGATCCTTAAAAGATTTTAAGAAAGTGTTCTTTAAAAAAATTGAACTACAGGTTGTTAAGGATTACTTATTGTTTCCTGTACTTGCCGGACTAAATTTTCCAAAAATCATTTTAGGGAATATGATTGCGAATTTAATTCGTAACCTTTGGACTTATGCTGTGATCTTTTGTGGTCACTTCACAGAAAATGCAGAATCCTTTACTACTGATGAGATCGTTGGTGAAACAAAAGCACAATGGTATTTAAGACAGCTCAAAGGTTCATCCAACTTGGAAGGTAGCAAGTTGTTTTATACAATGACTGGTCACTTAAGTCACCAAATTGAACACCATATGTTTCCAGGTATGCCAGCGATTCGTTATCGTGAAGTTGCGCCTCGATTGAAAGAAATTTGTGAAAAGTATGGTCAACACTACAACACAGGAAGTTTCCTAAAGCAGTTTGCTTCTGTTTGGAAACGAATCATTGCATACTCTTTTCCAGATTCCATTGCGGGAAAATTAATGGGAAATCGAAAAGTATATTTGGAACCAAAAGGTATGATCTCACAACCCAGTTTCCAGATCTCCCTTCCTGCAAAAGAGAAATCCGTTACTCTCACTTAA
- a CDS encoding acyl-CoA dehydrogenase family protein: MIQSNYFQTNEDLREHFEDLIDWNEIVPIYENQFSDSKLYLENNNPKLEYAPSNVGEAKSFYEEILKSCGEISGMYVSQVASIVDSKGLKFENGNVIHPQEMVDVVQMYHDAGLGPAAFKRKYGGLGTPSIIKAMIAELMYRSDSSITIAVGSMGLAAILEVCATEEMKDEWIPKLISGNYTVTMGLSEPDFGSDLPNITTKAIKKDDKWFLNGTKRFQTVACGINGSPGITLTLARTGTQESGARGLSFFIVENKNYAVQGIEKKLGIKASATCETVFENSEGHLVGKEGFGLVKYVMGMLNGARLSVSSQGTGIVTAAYEEALKYAKERVQFGKPIYEIPAVRRMLDRMERELAGMRCLMVEAAYSVDKYYWYEDGRKPTPEETKTGKFWEKVANTLTPISKYYNSEMCNDLVYDGLQVLGGAGYTEDYDLSRLYRDARITNIYDGTTQIQVNAAIGGITSGMSPTGTFRAYLDHLAKGSESNPKLLEVRNLFESIVETYKSIENQETKETFSFEVVESAARVVVGYLMERAKNKSSKRKDLRTTWCKAFHADSLAILSANKIRLTER, from the coding sequence ATGATCCAAAGTAACTATTTTCAAACCAACGAAGACCTAAGAGAACATTTCGAAGATTTGATTGATTGGAATGAAATTGTACCAATCTACGAAAATCAATTTTCAGATTCCAAGTTATATTTAGAAAACAATAACCCAAAACTAGAATATGCACCATCTAATGTTGGTGAGGCGAAATCGTTTTATGAAGAAATCCTAAAATCTTGTGGTGAAATTAGTGGGATGTATGTTTCACAAGTTGCTTCTATTGTAGATTCGAAAGGACTTAAATTTGAGAATGGAAACGTAATCCACCCACAAGAGATGGTGGATGTAGTCCAAATGTATCACGATGCAGGACTTGGTCCGGCAGCTTTCAAAAGAAAATACGGCGGACTTGGAACACCAAGTATCATCAAAGCGATGATCGCTGAGTTGATGTATAGATCCGATAGTTCCATTACAATAGCAGTGGGAAGTATGGGCCTTGCCGCTATCCTAGAAGTTTGTGCAACCGAAGAAATGAAAGATGAATGGATTCCAAAATTAATTTCAGGAAACTATACGGTCACCATGGGACTATCGGAACCGGACTTTGGATCTGACTTACCAAATATCACAACCAAGGCAATCAAAAAAGATGATAAGTGGTTTCTGAATGGAACCAAAAGATTCCAAACGGTTGCTTGTGGTATCAATGGAAGTCCGGGAATCACACTTACTCTTGCAAGAACTGGAACTCAAGAAAGCGGAGCGCGAGGACTTTCTTTTTTCATCGTTGAAAACAAAAACTACGCCGTACAAGGAATTGAAAAAAAATTAGGAATCAAAGCATCAGCTACATGCGAAACAGTTTTTGAAAACAGTGAAGGCCATTTGGTTGGAAAAGAAGGTTTCGGGCTTGTGAAGTATGTTATGGGAATGCTCAACGGCGCTCGCCTCAGTGTTTCTTCCCAAGGAACGGGAATTGTCACAGCGGCTTACGAAGAAGCTCTCAAATATGCGAAGGAAAGAGTTCAATTCGGAAAACCCATTTATGAAATTCCAGCCGTACGTCGTATGTTGGACCGAATGGAAAGGGAACTGGCGGGAATGCGTTGCCTCATGGTAGAGGCAGCATATTCCGTAGATAAATACTATTGGTATGAAGATGGAAGAAAACCTACCCCAGAAGAAACAAAAACAGGAAAATTTTGGGAGAAGGTAGCAAATACCCTCACTCCTATTTCCAAATACTATAATTCTGAAATGTGCAATGATCTAGTATATGACGGATTACAAGTATTAGGTGGTGCTGGATATACAGAAGATTATGATCTTTCTAGACTTTATCGAGATGCCAGGATCACCAATATCTATGATGGAACCACACAAATCCAAGTCAACGCAGCCATTGGAGGAATCACATCAGGGATGAGCCCGACAGGTACATTTCGTGCTTACTTAGATCATCTTGCAAAAGGTTCGGAATCAAATCCAAAACTTCTAGAAGTTCGAAATCTTTTTGAGTCCATTGTGGAAACATACAAGTCGATTGAAAACCAAGAGACCAAAGAAACATTTAGTTTTGAAGTTGTCGAATCAGCAGCAAGAGTGGTAGTCGGTTACTTAATGGAAAGAGCGAAAAACAAATCTTCGAAACGAAAAGATTTACGCACCACCTGGTGCAAAGCGTTCCATGCTGATAGTTTGGCAATCCTTTCCGCAAACAAAATCAGACTCACTGAAAGATAA
- a CDS encoding dienelactone hydrolase family protein, which yields MKQLISILTLVFAIQCASVPTSQLPVKSTVTGSPVEYKLDGKTYEGFLAVDSSITGKRPGILVIHEWWGLNDYPKQRAKQLADLGYVAFVMDVYGKGIIAKDHVEAGKLSGANGDPKVILKKIYKALDILKSNPNVDVSKIGAIGYCFGGGGVIELALDGADLKGGVVSFHGFFGSKNLATGAKKIKSKVLVHHGADDPFVPKASVETFVKTVTDAKAPVTFVSHPGAVHGFTRPGSEKQGLPGLAYNQKADYASFDSMKTFFAANFK from the coding sequence ATGAAACAACTGATTTCCATTCTTACGCTCGTTTTTGCCATTCAATGTGCAAGCGTGCCAACTTCACAACTACCCGTTAAATCAACAGTCACAGGCAGTCCGGTGGAATATAAATTGGACGGGAAAACGTATGAAGGTTTTCTCGCCGTTGATTCTTCCATTACAGGCAAACGACCTGGAATTCTTGTGATCCATGAATGGTGGGGTTTAAACGATTATCCAAAACAACGTGCCAAACAATTAGCTGATTTGGGATATGTTGCATTTGTGATGGATGTTTATGGAAAAGGAATCATTGCAAAGGATCATGTGGAGGCTGGAAAACTTTCTGGTGCGAATGGGGATCCAAAAGTGATCCTTAAAAAAATCTATAAGGCCTTAGATATTTTAAAATCGAATCCCAATGTAGATGTTAGTAAAATTGGTGCTATTGGATATTGTTTTGGTGGCGGAGGAGTCATTGAACTAGCATTAGATGGTGCAGATTTAAAAGGGGGAGTTGTATCCTTCCATGGATTTTTTGGTAGCAAAAATTTGGCAACGGGTGCCAAAAAGATAAAAAGTAAAGTTTTAGTACATCATGGGGCAGACGATCCATTTGTACCTAAGGCTTCCGTGGAAACCTTTGTGAAAACTGTAACTGATGCAAAAGCTCCTGTCACTTTTGTTTCTCATCCAGGAGCCGTTCATGGATTCACTCGACCAGGTTCCGAAAAACAAGGGTTACCTGGTCTTGCTTATAATCAAAAAGCAGATTATGCGTCTTTTGATAGTATGAAAACTTTTTTTGCTGCAAACTTCAAATAA
- a CDS encoding efflux RND transporter periplasmic adaptor subunit: MKKQTILLLISSLFIFILISITIWKLRDTNTNPETIEESKNTVKLLEENRKNLSIETEILSNQPIQTKIELIGETEAVPDAIIDVPARISGRITSVSFVEGDSIKKGEKLATIDSPELAKLRSAYLVAKSKFTAAEQNLNRINSLVKMNLAAKQELIDAESNLKVIESEKIAAEENLRANGLPIDNAASGVYTVFAPRSGLALSRNAIPGSIVLGNQILTTIAELSQLWFQAKIFENDLKYLSEGISGKIILNAYPDFEFDGVLEHIGEKVDPESRTVHARLVFKNKNHKAKIGLFGKAVLSVNGRSGIQIRNVAIQSYQNRKFVFVESQTNFFQWVEIETGSTNDGKTEILSGVSEGDKIVTKGAFELKAILFKSTFGGE, translated from the coding sequence ATGAAAAAACAAACAATCTTACTCCTTATCTCTTCTCTTTTCATTTTCATTTTGATTTCTATAACCATCTGGAAATTACGAGACACAAATACAAATCCTGAGACAATAGAAGAATCCAAAAATACTGTTAAGTTGCTGGAAGAAAATCGCAAAAATCTTTCCATTGAAACAGAAATTCTCAGTAACCAACCCATCCAAACGAAAATCGAACTGATTGGAGAAACAGAAGCTGTTCCTGATGCCATCATTGATGTTCCTGCAAGAATTTCTGGACGTATTACTTCGGTTTCCTTTGTAGAAGGTGATTCCATCAAAAAAGGAGAAAAATTGGCAACGATTGATTCTCCTGAACTAGCAAAACTTAGATCTGCTTATTTGGTAGCAAAATCAAAATTTACGGCTGCCGAACAAAACCTAAACAGAATCAATTCATTAGTCAAAATGAATTTGGCAGCAAAACAAGAGTTAATTGACGCAGAATCAAACTTAAAAGTGATTGAATCCGAAAAGATAGCTGCCGAAGAAAATTTACGGGCCAACGGACTTCCCATTGATAATGCTGCATCGGGAGTTTACACGGTATTTGCACCAAGATCAGGATTAGCACTTTCTAGAAATGCAATCCCTGGTTCCATCGTCTTAGGAAATCAAATTCTAACAACCATTGCAGAACTTTCGCAATTATGGTTTCAAGCAAAGATATTTGAAAATGATTTAAAATATCTTTCGGAGGGCATTTCAGGTAAAATTATTTTAAATGCTTATCCTGATTTCGAATTTGATGGAGTTTTAGAACATATCGGGGAAAAAGTAGATCCAGAATCAAGAACTGTTCATGCCCGACTTGTTTTTAAAAATAAAAATCACAAAGCCAAGATAGGATTGTTTGGAAAAGCAGTTTTAAGTGTAAACGGTAGATCTGGAATTCAGATTAGGAATGTCGCAATCCAATCTTACCAAAATCGAAAATTTGTATTTGTAGAATCACAAACAAATTTCTTTCAGTGGGTGGAAATTGAAACAGGAAGCACAAATGATGGAAAAACAGAAATTCTTTCTGGAGTGTCTGAAGGAGATAAGATTGTAACCAAAGGTGCTTTTGAATTAAAAGCAATTCTCTTCAAATCAACGTTTGGTGGGGAATAA
- a CDS encoding TolC family protein: MIFNFFPKLQRIPLRCLVFICIFNLPINPESNDSNGYNCDKYNSIFDLSQCIVRKHPDYRIEEIKLKEISGRKKIASYYFPSNPVFTSYAATRKGESTGPTLLSGPNSANNFQVMVNQEIFTNGKREIAVQIADEEFKAQVFRLESVKRILEFDALKKMTRFRYLHLEEENSLNSLNLVKELKKISKARVNEGLSPGIDESLSESEEIRIFKIWNQTHRLSENSKSELEVLLGMPVELDSIKMQYWMMPSDLPKEKVDLIQMAMQMRPELSLSEKEIELAVLRQNEVRRQKIPNVSLGAFAQNDGFNERVVGGMLTFPMIIWRDYEGEKIIASSKIDNSKELKESVSRNIKQEVLFALTNYIHFSEEIKLYDESKMERAESDLKNLQEAIRFGKIKIIDAINQQRILLQTKLNYLNTKSEFELSQIELVRVLGLPIHSLGMNP, from the coding sequence ATGATTTTTAATTTTTTCCCCAAACTACAAAGAATCCCTCTTCGCTGTTTGGTTTTTATCTGTATATTCAATTTACCAATAAATCCAGAATCAAACGATTCTAATGGATATAATTGCGATAAATACAATTCTATATTCGACCTGAGTCAATGTATTGTAAGGAAACATCCTGATTATCGCATTGAAGAAATTAAACTAAAGGAAATTTCAGGAAGAAAAAAAATAGCATCCTATTACTTTCCATCGAATCCCGTTTTTACAAGTTATGCGGCCACAAGGAAAGGAGAATCTACTGGCCCCACGCTTTTGTCTGGACCAAATTCGGCAAATAACTTTCAGGTTATGGTCAACCAAGAAATTTTTACAAACGGCAAACGAGAGATAGCTGTTCAAATTGCAGATGAAGAATTCAAAGCCCAAGTCTTTCGTTTAGAATCTGTGAAGAGAATCCTAGAATTTGATGCATTAAAAAAGATGACTCGATTTCGATATCTACATTTAGAGGAAGAAAATAGTTTAAACAGCCTAAATCTTGTTAAAGAATTAAAAAAAATATCGAAAGCAAGGGTAAACGAAGGTTTATCTCCTGGGATTGATGAATCTTTATCAGAATCAGAAGAAATCCGAATTTTCAAAATTTGGAACCAAACTCATAGACTCTCAGAAAACTCGAAATCCGAATTAGAAGTATTACTTGGAATGCCGGTGGAGTTGGATTCAATTAAAATGCAATACTGGATGATGCCGAGTGATTTACCAAAAGAAAAAGTAGATTTAATTCAAATGGCCATGCAAATGCGCCCCGAACTTTCCCTTTCCGAAAAAGAAATCGAACTTGCAGTTCTTCGGCAAAATGAAGTTAGGCGCCAAAAAATCCCCAATGTTTCTCTCGGTGCTTTTGCTCAAAACGATGGATTTAACGAAAGAGTGGTCGGTGGGATGTTAACGTTTCCAATGATCATTTGGAGAGATTACGAAGGAGAAAAAATCATAGCTTCATCGAAAATAGATAATTCAAAGGAATTAAAAGAATCTGTTTCTCGCAATATAAAACAAGAAGTTTTGTTTGCTCTAACAAATTACATACACTTTTCCGAAGAAATCAAACTTTATGATGAATCAAAAATGGAACGAGCTGAATCAGATTTAAAAAATCTTCAAGAAGCCATCCGATTTGGAAAAATTAAAATCATCGATGCCATTAACCAACAACGTATTCTCTTACAAACAAAACTAAACTACTTAAATACCAAGTCGGAATTTGAATTATCTCAAATTGAATTGGTTCGTGTTTTAGGTTTACCCATCCATTCATTAGGAATGAACCCATGA
- a CDS encoding efflux RND transporter permease subunit, which yields MEFLTKIVQVSLQNRLLVIVFTTLLVFGGIYSLNQLKVDAVPDITNVQVQVITTSPALSTLEIEQYITLPVERAITGIPNLIEVRSVSRYGFSLITAVFADGTDLWKSRQLVSEKLTEASENIPAIFGKPVIGPITTGLGEVFQFTLESELHSQMELTTYLNWYINPTLKTVPGIVEVNSFGGKTKQYQVIVDPFKAASLGVSLNQIVNAVQSNNLSTGSGYIERSGEQLIVGSDGLLKSKNDFEKIQVGKMGDGFPIYLDNIANIIEGPRLRKGAATATGKSEVVGAVTLMLLGENSLEVTTAVKDKITQIEKTLPTGMKIKPYYDRSIMVKNTLSTIVWNLSEGAILVIIILFLMIGDFRSGLVIASMIPLAMLFAISLMFLRDLPANLMSMGAIDFGLIVDGAVILIENSHRRLGLKRKELKRDLTDAEQKETILNATIEVRKATIYGEIIIGVVYIPILTLSGTEGKMFIPMATTVLFALLGAFFLTLTIIPVLASYFLKGGHIAEEETPFFQKIHHWYTPKLDYCLRESKKVTYSTIGILILSIFLFFRLGGEFLPKLDEGNLLIEISRYPSTTLTESLLSSMKIEKTILKEIPEITEVVSRTGSPDLAIEPMGVEKTDMYLDMKPRSEWNLTKSEIESKLQEIIERVAPQVAYGLSQPIEMRNNEIMAGIRADVGIKVFGDDLIQLKTIAEEISTKIKNIPGVVDLRIEQLYGLEYLRIKPNREKLARYDQSILDVNRVTESISSGVPAGIVYEGMKRFEIVVKTDVGQNPEQIKNIPVKVGKNTFAPLHELSEIQIEDGPVQIYHQNQNRYALVQFNIRGSDMVSTVNAVQTVLQKEIKFPPGYHYTTGGEFEKFESAAKTLYVVVPITLIIIFLILYFAFNEISAATIIFLNVPFAITGGIFALYLRNLPFSISAGVGFIALFGIAVLNGLVLISFIRSLEQSGKKKEEAVKEAAISRLRPVLTTALLASIGFIPMAISTSPGAEVQRPLATVVIGGLVTASALTLFVLPLVYLKFAAKKVFILSKDA from the coding sequence ATGGAATTTTTAACAAAAATTGTTCAAGTTTCCTTACAAAACAGATTGTTAGTCATCGTATTCACAACCTTACTTGTATTTGGTGGAATTTATTCACTAAATCAATTAAAAGTAGATGCAGTTCCCGACATTACCAATGTTCAAGTACAAGTGATTACTACATCACCCGCCCTCTCAACCCTTGAAATAGAACAGTACATCACTTTGCCAGTGGAACGAGCCATCACAGGGATTCCAAACCTAATTGAAGTAAGGTCTGTTTCTCGATATGGATTTTCATTAATCACAGCTGTTTTTGCAGATGGAACCGATCTATGGAAAAGTAGACAATTGGTCAGCGAAAAATTAACAGAAGCATCTGAAAACATTCCTGCGATTTTTGGAAAACCCGTTATTGGGCCTATCACCACTGGTCTTGGCGAAGTATTCCAATTTACCTTAGAAAGTGAATTGCATAGCCAAATGGAACTCACCACTTATTTGAATTGGTACATCAACCCAACACTCAAAACTGTTCCAGGAATTGTTGAAGTCAATAGTTTCGGTGGAAAAACGAAACAATACCAAGTCATCGTAGATCCATTTAAAGCAGCCTCACTTGGTGTTTCATTGAACCAAATTGTGAATGCAGTACAAAGTAACAATCTTTCTACCGGCAGCGGATATATCGAAAGATCCGGCGAACAGTTGATTGTTGGTAGTGATGGTTTATTAAAATCAAAAAATGACTTTGAAAAAATTCAAGTAGGAAAAATGGGAGATGGGTTTCCTATATATTTAGATAACATTGCAAATATCATAGAAGGACCTCGGCTACGAAAAGGTGCTGCCACAGCCACAGGTAAGTCGGAAGTGGTTGGTGCCGTGACCCTTATGTTACTGGGCGAAAATTCACTAGAAGTCACAACAGCAGTAAAAGATAAAATCACCCAAATCGAAAAAACACTTCCAACTGGAATGAAAATTAAACCATATTACGACCGTTCCATTATGGTGAAAAATACTCTAAGCACTATCGTTTGGAATTTATCAGAAGGTGCTATCCTTGTGATCATCATTCTTTTTCTAATGATCGGTGATTTTCGATCAGGGCTTGTGATCGCCTCGATGATTCCGCTTGCAATGTTGTTTGCCATCAGTCTTATGTTTTTACGTGATTTACCAGCCAATTTAATGTCTATGGGAGCCATCGACTTCGGACTCATTGTGGATGGTGCGGTAATTCTCATTGAAAATTCACACAGGAGATTGGGGTTAAAACGAAAGGAACTCAAAAGAGATCTTACTGATGCCGAACAAAAAGAAACTATTTTGAATGCAACGATCGAAGTTAGAAAAGCAACCATTTATGGTGAGATTATCATAGGAGTTGTTTACATTCCAATCCTCACTCTCAGTGGGACCGAAGGAAAAATGTTTATCCCGATGGCAACAACCGTTTTATTTGCGTTACTTGGTGCATTTTTTTTGACACTCACCATAATTCCCGTTTTAGCTTCCTATTTTTTGAAAGGAGGACATATCGCAGAAGAAGAAACTCCTTTTTTCCAAAAAATCCATCATTGGTATACTCCTAAGTTGGATTATTGTTTGAGAGAATCCAAAAAGGTTACCTATTCGACCATTGGAATCTTAATTCTATCCATCTTCTTATTTTTTCGTTTGGGTGGAGAATTTTTACCTAAACTGGATGAAGGAAATTTGTTAATTGAAATTAGTCGATACCCTTCAACAACTTTAACAGAATCCTTATTATCTTCCATGAAGATTGAAAAAACCATTCTTAAAGAAATTCCTGAAATCACAGAAGTAGTTTCACGTACCGGATCCCCTGATCTTGCTATCGAACCTATGGGTGTCGAAAAAACAGATATGTATTTAGACATGAAACCAAGATCAGAATGGAATCTTACCAAATCTGAAATCGAATCTAAACTACAAGAAATCATTGAGAGGGTCGCACCTCAAGTGGCTTATGGATTGTCTCAACCGATTGAAATGCGTAACAATGAAATTATGGCTGGAATTCGTGCCGATGTCGGAATCAAAGTCTTTGGTGATGACTTAATCCAACTAAAAACAATCGCAGAGGAAATCTCTACCAAAATCAAAAACATCCCTGGTGTTGTAGACCTTAGGATAGAACAATTGTATGGACTTGAATATTTAAGAATCAAACCTAACAGAGAAAAATTGGCACGATATGACCAATCAATATTAGATGTGAATCGAGTCACAGAATCTATTTCTTCTGGAGTTCCTGCAGGGATCGTTTATGAAGGAATGAAACGATTTGAAATTGTGGTCAAAACGGACGTTGGACAAAATCCGGAACAAATCAAAAACATTCCTGTAAAAGTTGGAAAAAACACCTTTGCTCCGTTACATGAACTTTCGGAGATTCAGATTGAAGATGGACCTGTTCAGATTTATCATCAAAATCAAAATCGTTATGCTTTAGTTCAGTTTAACATTCGTGGAAGCGATATGGTTAGTACTGTCAATGCAGTTCAAACTGTGTTACAAAAAGAAATTAAATTTCCGCCAGGTTATCATTATACAACTGGAGGAGAATTTGAAAAGTTTGAATCGGCAGCAAAAACATTATATGTTGTTGTTCCAATCACACTGATTATTATTTTTTTAATCCTCTATTTTGCATTTAACGAAATATCAGCGGCAACGATCATTTTTTTAAACGTACCGTTCGCAATCACAGGTGGAATTTTTGCACTTTATCTCAGAAATTTGCCATTCAGTATTTCTGCAGGAGTGGGATTTATCGCGTTATTTGGAATTGCAGTACTCAATGGACTCGTACTGATTAGTTTCATTCGTAGTTTGGAACAATCAGGTAAAAAGAAAGAAGAAGCTGTCAAAGAGGCGGCCATATCACGACTTCGGCCGGTCCTTACCACTGCCCTACTTGCATCGATTGGATTTATACCAATGGCAATTAGCACATCACCAGGTGCTGAAGTCCAAAGACCTCTTGCAACCGTAGTGATAGGAGGGTTAGTCACAGCTAGTGCACTGACCCTCTTTGTTCTTCCTTTAGTTTATTTGAAGTTTGCAGCAAAAAAAGTTTTCATACTATCAAAAGACGCATAA